A genomic segment from Microbulbifer elongatus encodes:
- a CDS encoding TonB-dependent receptor, whose protein sequence is MRPAAIFILAPAAIALSLPAPDAAGSSLHRDNALEQVIVTATREAKTRSELAESVGVISEEALEHIAPAHPADALNRVAGVHVNNLGGEGHMTSIRQPISTAGVYLFLEDGIPTRPTGFFNHNGLYEINVPQSAQLEVTKGPASALYGSDAIGGVINAVTKAAPVAAEVSLNGEVGADGWQRALISGGNSLGASSAYRLDLNRTASEGFREEADYTRTSLSGRLDSQFAEGWDSKTVLSYSTIDQSGVSGLEEDDYRNNVQKNLYHGDIGYREVEALRLSSELAYTPSASSLITATPFIRHNSMAMMPSWMVTYDPNIRDTEFSSYGLLLKYRRDFERGEMIIGVDADYTPSEYREERITVTRDGEYFVDYARTGELTYHFDAEQTSVSPYIHGEFAPSENWRLSAGLRYDVFEVDYEDQLGTPNTDPSHFRPASQSRDYDNLSPKLGAVYKLNDNHQLYASYRHAFRAPTVGTLFRPGSSEGTTELEPVTSVSQEIGLRGIVAERVNYEVAVYDMTTENDIVSYIEGNDRKTTNAGETSHKGVEVSVQAPVGQAWELGVSYAAMRQQYEDFSYVFSRFDPSCYCMVSENLNFAGNEISRAPESLANVTLAYTPQWLNGLRMELEWSHMGDYYTDQTNTQQYAGHELFNLRATHHFAEDLSVYARLSNITDERYSTYTSNQVGDADLSYRPGLPRSLFAGVRYRF, encoded by the coding sequence GTGCGCCCAGCTGCTATTTTCATCCTCGCTCCTGCGGCCATTGCCCTGTCACTGCCTGCCCCGGACGCGGCCGGGTCGAGCCTCCACAGGGACAACGCCCTCGAACAGGTTATCGTCACCGCCACCCGCGAGGCCAAAACCCGCTCGGAACTGGCGGAATCTGTGGGCGTGATCAGTGAGGAGGCCCTGGAGCATATCGCCCCGGCGCATCCTGCCGATGCCCTCAATCGGGTGGCCGGGGTACATGTGAACAATCTGGGCGGGGAGGGGCATATGACCTCTATCCGCCAGCCCATCTCTACCGCCGGGGTCTATTTGTTTCTCGAAGACGGCATCCCCACCCGTCCCACCGGCTTTTTCAACCACAACGGTCTGTACGAGATCAACGTGCCGCAAAGCGCACAGCTGGAAGTGACCAAGGGCCCGGCGTCGGCGCTCTATGGCAGTGATGCCATCGGCGGGGTGATCAATGCGGTCACCAAAGCGGCACCGGTGGCTGCGGAAGTCTCCCTGAACGGGGAGGTCGGGGCCGACGGCTGGCAGCGCGCGCTGATTTCCGGCGGCAACAGTCTGGGGGCGAGCAGCGCCTACCGGCTGGACCTGAACCGCACCGCCAGTGAGGGCTTCCGGGAGGAGGCGGACTATACCCGCACCTCCCTGAGTGGCCGCCTGGACAGCCAGTTTGCGGAGGGCTGGGACAGCAAGACGGTATTGTCCTACTCCACCATCGACCAGAGCGGTGTATCCGGTCTGGAGGAAGACGATTACCGCAATAATGTTCAGAAGAACCTGTACCACGGGGATATTGGCTACCGGGAAGTGGAAGCCCTGCGCCTTTCTTCCGAGCTGGCCTACACGCCGAGCGCTAGCAGCCTGATTACCGCCACCCCGTTTATCCGTCACAACAGTATGGCGATGATGCCGAGCTGGATGGTGACCTACGACCCGAATATCCGCGATACCGAATTCAGCTCCTATGGCCTGCTGCTGAAATATCGCCGCGACTTCGAGCGCGGTGAGATGATTATCGGGGTGGATGCGGACTACACCCCGTCCGAATACCGCGAAGAGCGCATCACGGTCACTCGGGACGGCGAGTACTTTGTGGATTACGCGCGCACCGGCGAGCTGACCTATCACTTTGACGCCGAGCAGACCTCCGTCTCCCCCTACATACACGGAGAATTCGCCCCCAGCGAGAACTGGCGCTTGAGTGCGGGTCTGCGCTACGACGTGTTCGAGGTGGACTATGAGGACCAGCTGGGCACACCCAACACCGACCCGTCCCACTTCCGCCCGGCTTCCCAGTCCCGCGACTACGATAACCTGAGCCCGAAACTGGGTGCGGTGTACAAGCTCAACGATAACCACCAGCTCTACGCCAGCTACCGCCACGCCTTCCGCGCGCCCACCGTAGGCACACTGTTCCGCCCGGGTTCATCCGAGGGCACCACCGAGCTGGAACCGGTGACCAGCGTCAGCCAGGAAATCGGCCTGCGCGGTATTGTCGCCGAGCGGGTGAATTACGAGGTGGCGGTGTACGACATGACCACCGAGAACGACATCGTCAGCTACATCGAAGGCAACGACCGCAAGACCACCAACGCCGGTGAGACCAGCCACAAAGGGGTGGAAGTCTCGGTACAGGCGCCCGTGGGGCAGGCCTGGGAACTTGGCGTTTCCTATGCGGCCATGCGCCAGCAGTACGAGGATTTTTCCTACGTATTCAGCCGGTTTGATCCGAGCTGTTATTGCATGGTCAGTGAAAACCTGAATTTCGCCGGCAATGAGATCAGCCGTGCGCCCGAGTCCCTCGCCAATGTCACCCTGGCGTACACCCCGCAATGGCTGAACGGCCTGCGCATGGAGCTGGAGTGGTCCCATATGGGGGACTACTACACCGACCAGACCAACACTCAGCAATACGCCGGTCACGAGCTGTTCAACCTGCGTGCCACCCACCACTTCGCGGAAGACCTTTCCGTATACGCGCGCCTGTCGAATATCACCGACGAGCGCTACTCCACCTACACCTCCAACCAGGTGGGTGACGCAGACCTGAGCTACCGCCCGGGGCTGCCGCGCTCCCTGTTTGCCGGCGTGCGCTACCGCTTCTGA
- the xseB gene encoding exodeoxyribonuclease VII small subunit codes for MAAKKKAATFESALEELEQLVERLESGELPLDEALADFERGVKLTRECQQKLASAEQKVKVLMEENGQVQELPFDAADEFSGDVE; via the coding sequence ATGGCAGCAAAGAAGAAAGCCGCAACCTTCGAGAGCGCACTGGAAGAACTGGAGCAGCTGGTAGAGCGGCTGGAAAGTGGCGAACTGCCCCTCGATGAAGCCCTCGCGGACTTCGAGCGCGGAGTGAAACTCACCCGCGAATGCCAGCAGAAGCTGGCCAGCGCCGAACAGAAAGTGAAGGTGCTGATGGAGGAAAACGGCCAGGTGCAGGAACTGCCCTTCGACGCCGCCGACGAATTCTCCGGAGACGTGGAATAA
- a CDS encoding polyprenyl synthetase family protein yields the protein MSSSSPTAAPVPAKLKAFLQSSSQQVEQTLKRALDTHSDAEALFAAMQYAALGPGKRLRPALVYACALALAGDTAATQCHQAAAALECIHAYSLVHDDLPAMDDDDLRRGRPTCHIQFDEATAILAGDALQCQAFELLVQSDLAPPLKVQVIGELANAAGARGMVAGQAIDLAAVDHTLTLTQLEKMHRLKTGALIVASARIGALIGGAEAAQLSAITRYAEAIGLAFQVQDDILDVTSDTQVLGKTQGADAARNKPTYVSLLGLDGAQAKAAELHQQASLALQDLRAGAENISTDVLQQLADFIVKRRH from the coding sequence GTGAGCAGCTCCTCCCCGACGGCTGCCCCCGTCCCCGCCAAGCTGAAGGCTTTCCTGCAATCTTCCAGCCAGCAGGTGGAACAGACCCTGAAGCGTGCGCTCGACACGCACAGCGACGCCGAAGCCCTGTTCGCCGCCATGCAATACGCCGCCCTCGGCCCCGGTAAGCGCCTGCGCCCCGCGCTGGTCTACGCATGCGCTCTGGCCCTGGCCGGTGACACCGCTGCAACGCAGTGCCATCAAGCCGCCGCCGCGCTGGAGTGCATACACGCATACTCTCTGGTACACGATGACCTACCGGCAATGGACGACGATGATCTCCGCCGCGGGCGACCCACCTGCCATATCCAGTTCGACGAGGCCACTGCGATCCTCGCCGGGGATGCGCTGCAGTGTCAGGCGTTTGAGCTGCTGGTACAGTCGGATCTGGCACCGCCGTTGAAAGTACAGGTGATTGGCGAACTGGCCAACGCGGCCGGAGCGCGCGGAATGGTGGCCGGACAGGCCATCGATCTCGCCGCCGTCGACCACACCCTGACGCTGACTCAGCTGGAAAAAATGCACCGTCTGAAAACCGGAGCACTGATCGTCGCCAGTGCGCGCATTGGTGCCCTGATCGGCGGTGCTGAAGCCGCTCAATTGTCGGCGATTACCCGCTACGCCGAGGCGATCGGCCTGGCTTTTCAGGTGCAGGACGACATTCTGGATGTGACCTCGGATACACAAGTGCTGGGGAAAACCCAGGGGGCGGATGCCGCCCGCAACAAACCCACCTATGTCTCACTGCTGGGGCTGGACGGCGCCCAGGCCAAGGCCGCAGAACTACATCAGCAGGCCAGCCTGGCGCTACAGGACCTGCGCGCTGGCGCAGAAAACATCAGCACCGACGTTCTGCAGCAATTGGCAGATTTCATCGTCAAACGGCGCCATTGA
- a CDS encoding Rap1a/Tai family immunity protein, with product MKQKLHAVIAPAAVAALTIGLTNGVLAQPLTATELIEACKSHQVDRQSAHATSCRAFIHGYLSASNDIVAADERPSEFVARAIRTRASRLSDEAVQRLNSRYCLPNSATLDTLISQVSELSQPFAEGAPAESAMLSVFENHYRCKDVSNP from the coding sequence ATGAAGCAAAAACTGCACGCAGTGATTGCCCCGGCGGCCGTCGCCGCATTGACAATTGGCCTGACAAACGGTGTACTTGCACAACCTCTCACGGCAACGGAGCTGATTGAGGCCTGTAAGAGCCATCAGGTTGACCGGCAAAGCGCCCATGCAACCAGCTGTCGGGCATTTATCCACGGCTATCTGTCCGCAAGTAACGATATCGTTGCCGCAGACGAACGCCCTTCCGAATTTGTCGCCCGCGCTATTCGCACTCGCGCCAGCCGCCTCTCGGACGAAGCAGTGCAACGGCTGAATAGCCGCTATTGCCTGCCAAACTCCGCCACGCTCGACACTCTGATCAGCCAGGTCTCGGAACTCTCACAACCGTTTGCGGAAGGTGCGCCGGCAGAGTCCGCTATGCTGTCGGTTTTTGAAAATCACTATCGCTGTAAAGATGTATCGAACCCCTGA